The window TGTTTAAGAAAAACTGGAGTGCCTCCACCATGGTCGCACCCGTCTACGCAAATACAATGGGGGGTTCTTCTATTAATAGCCAAGTATCCGATAATTCTAAAAATGCTGAAGTTAATTTGAGCTATGGTGTCGCAGTCGCTTATGAATTTGCGCCACGATGGAGTGTCAGGACAGGAGTGAATCAGGTGTCGATGAACTATAATACGCAAGACATTAGCTATGGTTTGAATGCCCAAACACTTACCGTAAACAATACCACTGCTGCAGTAATGTATAATCCAGACGCCGTAAATAATCAAAGCACTTCCGCATTTAATGACTCTTTTTCACAAGAACTGGTCAGTGCAGCGACTTTTTCCAGTTTTAAAGGGGAGCTCTCCCAGCAATTAGGGTATTTAGAAGTGCCGCTAGAAATAAAATATAGGTTAGTAGACAGCAAACTAGGCGTTAGTGTCCTGGGTGGTATGAGTGCCCTTTTCCTGACTGACAATGAAGTTGCGGTCACCAATGATGGGCGTAAACTCTCTTTGGGCGAGGATAATAATTTTCAAGAGTTCAATCAAAGCGCCAACTTTGGCTTAGGGATTGACTATAGGTTTACGAATAAACTAGGTATCACAGTGGAGCCTACATTTAAATATCAATTGAATGCATTGCGCAACGATAGCGCAGATTTCAGACCTTATACGGTAGGCGTTTATACGGGTTTGATGTATAGATTTTAACCATAGGATCGCTGTCATTGCAGGCACTTATGGGAATATGAAAAAGAAGGTTGAGGTTGGTTAATCATTGAACTCAATTCATGCAATGATCTAGAAAGCCGCTCTGTTGCTATGCAGGGCGGTTTTTATTTACTTATTTTTTAATAGATCGTTGAGCATGATAGCTCTTACGCTTTCGCGAAAGCGAACTTTATCACCCGATAACTGCATGCCTTTAGTTTCTAGAATTTCATGAGTTTTGACACGCATGATTCCTGGAGATCCATGGAAAAAGGAAAAAGGAAATCGCTTCTTGTTATCATAAAAACTCATGGGTACTACCGGTATCTGGTGCTCAATAGCCAGCCGGAAAGCTCCATCCTTAAAGTTATCCAATACTATCGAGCGATCTACAGGCACACCGCCCTCGGGAAAAATGCAAATACCCACACCAGAGGCTAATCTAGCGCTAGCGCTCTTAAAAACGGCTAGACGGCTATTCGCGTCCTTGCGGTCGACCAGTATACAAGTGCGCTTATAAAAGAAACCAAAAATGGGGATTTTTGCCAGTTCTGCCTTTCCTACAAACACAAAAGGGTTTCTTGCGACCATCAACATTAACATGATATCTGTCATACTCGTATGATTAGCCACCAGCATATAGCTGACACCTTTTTTCATCTGCGCGCCTCTATCAATGACTGGCCACCAAAACATGCCATAGATAACAATTACAGCCCACAATTGCGCCACCCTGAAAAATTGAGCATAGGTCTTTTCTGAAATGGTCAATACAAGAAGGACTGGAAACAAGAGGATAATAGGTGCCCCTAAAAGGAAGTAGAACCAGATCCTGTACAAAGGCATTAAAATAAATCGCATCCATTTCATGAATGCCAAAAATAGCAGAATTAAAACAGCGCACAACACCTAGGGTCAGGTCTTGCGTTTTCAGGTGGTAAGGAATTACCTTTGCAGCTCAATAATTAGTCATGTCTAGAGTACTTACTGGAATACAATCTACTGGAATACCTCACTTAGGAAACTTACTGGGTGCTATCCTGCCTGCCATTGAAATGTCGCAACAATCAGATAATGATTCTTTCCTATTTATAGCAGACCTACACTCCCTTACTCAAATCAAGGATGGTGAAACCTTAAGAGAAAACACCTATGCCACTGCTGCAACCTGGTTAGCTTGTGGTCTGGATACCACTCGTTCCACGTTTTACAGACAAAGCGATGTTCCCCAAGTAACGGAATTGAATTGGTACCTCAACTGTTTTTATCCCTATCAGCGATTGACTTTGGCGCACAGTTTTAAAGATAAGTCTGACCGTTTGAGTGATGTGAATGCCGGATTATTCACCTATCCCATGTTGATGGCAGCAGATATCTTATTGTACGATGCTGAAGTTGTTCCTGTAGGTAAAGATCAGTTACAACACCTTGAAATGGCTCGCGATGTCGCTGGTCGTTTTAATAATCAAATGGGAGATACCTTGATTGAACCTGATGCTAGAATTCAAGAAGAAACCATGTATGTTCCTGGAACTGATGGTGAAAAAATGAGTAAATCAAGAGGGAATCTGATCAACATCTTTCTTCCAGAAAAACAACTGAAAAAGCAAGTCATGGCTATTGAAACAGATAGCACACCATTAGAAGAGCCTAAGGACCCTGATACTTGTAATGTGTTTGCCATATATAAATTACTAGCCACTCCTGAGCAAGTCCTAGAAATGCGAGCCAATTATGAAGGAGGGAACTATGGTTATGGTCATGCAAAGAAAGCTTTGCTAGAAGTAATCCTGGTGAAATTTGCTAGCGCCAGAGAGCGATTCAATCACTTTATGTCTAACAAACATGAGATTGATGCGGCACTGGAAGAAGGTGCTGCTAAAGCCGCTCGCGTTGCGAATGAAGTTTTGAATAGAGTACGAGTGAAATTAGGATACTAAAGTTCACGTTTAAGCCAGCATAAACAATTTGCCAGGTAGTGGTTTTACCACGCCCTTCAATTCCATCGACATAAGGATGGAGGCAAGTTTATGAACAGGCATTTTTAAGTTGAGAGCGATAATGTCCAGCATTTCTTTCTCGTTGTCTTTCAAGAAGGCATAGATCATCTTTTCATCCTCGTTCAGTTCAACAAACAACTGTTTCTGGACGGCTACCTTACTTTCTTGCCAGCCTAGGATGTAAGGGATATCGGCTGTTTTAGTAAGCATGTGCGCTTTAGACTGTTTGATCAGATCGTTGCAGCCAGCGGCATATTTATCATTGAGCCTTCCAGGAACGGCAAAAACTTCCCGATTGTAATCGCCTGCAAGACCTGCAGTTACTAAAGAACCCCCTTTATCCGCACTTTCAATGACCACGGTCGCTTCGCTTAAACCAGCGATGATGCGATTGCGGCCTAAAAAGTTTTTGCGATCAAAAGTGTCTGTACTCCAGAAATCAGTCACAAAACCACCATTGTTTTTAACGTCCTTATTGTGAGCCACATGATTGCGTGGGTAGGTTTGATTGAGCCCATGAGCCATCACAGCAATAGTTTGCAAGCCGTGTTCTATCGCTAGTTTATGTGCAAGAATATCTACCCCATAAGCATAACCGCTAATGATCATAGGTTTCAGCGGTGCGATTTCAGCTATGAATTTTTCTAAGAAAGCGCTCCCTTGACTGGTGATTTGCCGGGTTCCTACAATACTTAAGGTATATGGATTGCTCCAATCGATTTTTCCATTCTCAAAGAAAATGATAGGTCCATCCACGCAGTATTGCAAGCGCTCTGGATAATCATCGTTGTAATAAACACGATACTTAAGATTGTTTTCCTCAATGAATTTGAGCTCTTTCTCTGCTTTAGAGAAAAGATCTTTCACCTTGATAAACTCGGCTTTCTTATCGCCGATTCCTTCAATGGCAGCAATCTGCCGGTATGGTTGCTCAAAAACTGCGGTCGCACTACCAAAAGTGCGGATCAGTTTTTTAGCCATGATATCGCCTATAAGCGGCGCCTTTTTCAAAGCAAGTAATGCTAGTAATTCCTGCTGGTCCATTAACCGAAGATAAACGGATTAGGATCTAAAATAACGCCTGAATAATTTTGTAAATCGTCTTCTGCCAAGACACCTGGGAAATCTCCCTTGTGACCTTGCATATCAGTCATCAGCTGAAAGTGCAAGTGTGGTGAATAACCGCCATTTTCTAGTGGCGTGCCTAGAGTTGCTATTTGTTCGCTTTCGCGAAAGCGAACTCCCACTTCCCAATCCTGCATATTTGATTTGGATAAATGACCATAGAGACTATACAGTTTTTTATCTTGGTAATCATGCTCTAGAATAAGGGTCGGGCCATAATTGCCTGTGTCATCATTGTCTGCAAACGAATGGATGGTACCGTCCATGATGGCGTGAACGCTAGCTCCTGCTGGTGCCCACAAATCGATCCCCATGTGGACATCGCGTACAGCACCGTCTTGAAATCTAGCTGACCTGCGGTACAAAGCCCGTTGTTCCTTGTAGCCTCCATGCGCTACAAATTTGTTGTTTTCAATGCGCTTTTTGGCGAGGTACTCCTCAAAAATCGGGATATCGCTTACGTCGTTTGTATCCCAAAATGGATTATTGATGGATAGGTCGATGTGGAAATAATCAACCGCTGGATATTGCGGGTCGATAAGGTATTTAAACGCCATTAAATACTCATTTCAGGAATTTCTCCCTCTACAATCAGAGTTCCTTCGGTTGCTTTTTGAATTTCTTCCACGCTCACTCCTGGCGCGCGCTCTAGCAACTTGAAACCTTTATCAGTGATCTCTAATACGGCGAGATTTGAAACAACCTTAGTAATGCAATTAACGCCAGTAAGTGGCAAGGAACATTTTTTAAGAAGTTTGGATTCTCCAGCGCGGTTCGTATGCATCATCGCAACAATAATATTCTCTGCACTGGCAACTAGATCCATGGCGCCACCCATTCCTTTCACCATTTTACCTGGTATTTTCCAGTTGGCAATATCACCGTCTTCAGAGACTTCCATGGCGCCTAGTATGGTAAGGTCTACATGCTGCCCGCGTATCATTCCAAAGCTGGTTGCACTATCAAAAAAACTAGCGCCCGGCAACGTGGTAATGGTTTGCTTACCCGCATTAATGATATCTGCATCCTCCTGACCATCAAAAGGAAAAGGCCCCATTCCTAGAACACCATTTTCTGACTGGAATTCTACATCGATTCCATCTGGGACGTAGTTGGCCACTAAGGTTGGTATACCTATTCCCAGATTGACGTAGTAACCGTCTTTTACTTCTTGGGCGATTCTTTTAGCAATGCCTATTTTATCTAACATATATAATTTGATAATTTGATGATGTGTCAATTTGGTGATACCAAATCGATGTCATTATCTGTTCATATTTCTCTTTGTTGTTCCGATGATCTTTGAAAGGACTTTGGAAATAGATTCTCTATCAGTAAAAAGTTTTTCTTCTGGTGTTGGAAGATGTACAGATGCTTTACATAACGCTAACCAATATTCTGTTTCATCACATTCCTTAGCAGATATCTTAAACTTGTGGATAAAGTCCTTTGAACTTTCTGCATTTTGCGCTTCCCATACGTTTGAGCCTATACTAGTTCCAGATCTGAATAATTGTGAGGCGAGATCCCAGTCTTTCTGTTGCTTCAACTGCTGTACAAACTCAATAATATTCAACGAGAAATTGAATGTCATATTTACAATTGGATTATCCTTTATATTTCTCACAGTTATCCATTATAGTTTTAGTGCATTTTCAGTCTAATCATTATCAAATTGACAAATTAAACAATCAACAAATTAGCCTCGCTTTCTCGTAGTTCTCTGCTCAATACGTTTCTCATACTTAGCCCCTTGAAAAATACGCTTGACAAATATTCCAGGAATATGAATCTGGTTAGGGTCTAGTTCACCAGCAGGGACGAGCTCCTCAACCTCAGCAACGGTAATTGTTGCAGCACCACACATGACTGGATTGAAGTTTCTCGCTGTTCCTTTAAAGATTAGATTTCCTGCGGTATCGCCTTTCCAGGCTTTTACTAAAGCAAAGTCAGCCTTGAAAGCATGTTCTAGAATATGAGGTTTACCGTTGAATTCGCGTTCTTCCTTGCCTTCCGCCACCTCAGTACCGTAACCTGCTGGTGTGTAGAATGCTGGTATCCCTGCCTGGGCAGCTCGACAACGTTCGGCTAATGTTCCTTGAGGGATGAGCTCTACTTCTAGCTCACCGCTTAACATCTGGCGTTCAAACTCGTCGTTTTCACCCACATAAGAAGAGATCATTTTTTTGATTTGTTTGCCTTGCAACAACAAGCCTAAACCAAAATCATCCACTCCCGCATTGTTCGAAATACAAGTCAAGTCAGTCACTCCTAACTCTACCAACTGAGCGATACTGTTTTCTGGTATTCCAGAAAGTCCAAAACCGCCAACCATCAACGTCATCCCGCTCTCTACGCCAGCCAGCGCTTCCTTCACGCTTGCCACTGTTCTATTAATCATGTGCTCTTTTCTTTGCCATGAAATTACGGAATTTCGTGAGGTTTATCTAAGAGAAATTTGATTTGATTTGATTTATCTACATCTTGGACGAATCCCTTTTCTCGACATCTCGACAAGCTTAGTGCAGCCCTTTACATGGAACAAAATTCACTTGAACTAAAAGTTCCTGTCAAAATATAATTGATTGACGCAGTACAAATATTCTTTAAATATGCGCTTTGCTTTGAAAACTGTGACTGTGCCTGAGGTGAACGTTGACTTTTCGGAATATAAAGCTGACTATAACTACACTTCATCAAAGTTTACCTGAACCTTTGCACTTGTAGGGCACGCTTGACAAGTAAGCGTTAGACCATCTGCTACTTCTGCATCAGTAAGGATGGCGTTTTTACGCATTTTGACCTCGCCTTCTTCAATTAAACCAACACATGAACTGCATATACCGCCTTGACAAGAATAAGGAGCATCAATGTCATTTTTCAACATCACATCCAGCAAGGTCTCATCGCGACGCATGGTAAAACTGTGCTGCTCATCGTCCAGGATTACGGTAATTTCAGAGAGGTGGCTGTCTTCTGTAATTTCTATATCGCTGTCCGCTGTAGTAAAAAGTTCAAAATTGATGTCTTCCTTAGATAAAATTCCTTTTTCTTCCAGGTTGAGCTGTGTCATTTGTATCATTTCCTCAGGGCCGCATAAGTACGCTTTCGCGAAAGCGAGCCCATCACAATCCTGGTTCAAGAAATAGTTTAAGTTGGCTTTATTCACTCGCCCGAATAACGCATCCTGACGTTCTTCCCGACTGAAGCAGTATTTTAAAACCAATCGATCTTCATAAGCATCTTTCAAATCATTAAGCTGCTCTAGGTAGATGGTCTGGCTCTCAGTTTGATTCCCATAGATCAAGGCTACTTTACCTGCAGCATTTGATGCGAGGGCTGTTTTCAAAATTGACATGATGGGTGTGATTCCACTCCCTGCAGCGACTAGCAAAATGTCTTTGTTATCTTCTTTATCGTAAACAAACATTCCTTCTGGAGGTGCTACTTCTAAGGTGTCTCCAGCTCGCAGTTTCATGGCATAGTTAGAAAAAAGTCCTTTATCTACCGCTTTTACGACCACTTTTAAATCAGCATCTGAGGGTGCGCTGCTTATAGAATAAGCACGTCGTACATCCTGACCATCCACTGTCGCTTTGAGGGTTAAATACTGGCCCGCTTTATATTCAAACTCGTTTTGTAAACTTTGTGGTATATCAAAGATAATTTCCACAGCTCGTGGAGTGACTTTAGTTACTTGTTGGATGCTTAATTCGTGAAAGGTCATGCGTCAATGAATTGGGCTGCAAAAGTAATAAACAGACCTAGACATGTAACATTTTTACATTTATCTTCACTTATGGTTTACCTAACCAAATAACCATGTTCCTACAATTTGCCAGTTTAGAATGGAAAAGCTTCACAAGATCTGCGGCTTTTAAACAAAATCTATTCTTTAAAATATTCATCGGTTTTTTTGCGGTGCTGTTTTTATTAGAATTTGCAGCCCTAGGTGCTGGGAGTTTTTACATTCTTGAAAACTTTATTGAAGATGGAAAGATTCTCGCTAGCGATCCATTTGCGGTAGTGAACAAGTTTTTAATTTATTGGTTTGTGGTGGATCTAATGTTCCGCTATTTTATGCAGAAGATGCCGGTGGCCAATATCAAGCCACTGCTGTATTTGCCTTTTACTAAAGGTAAAATTGTGAAATACGCGCTGGGCAAAACTGTAATTTCCTTTTTCAATATTTTACCAGCTTTCTTTTTTGTACCGTTTTCATTAGTTCTTTTAATTGAAGGTTATAGCCCGCTGGGAGTCATTAGCTGGCACCTTGCCATGCTTTCTATAACATTGCTTCTCAACTTTTTGAATGTTTTCCTTAACAATTTGAACCAGGTGTTTTATCCGGTGCTGGTAATTGTAGTCGCTCTAGGGTTTACGCAATACTATGGGTATTTTGATGTGACAGAGTACACACAGCCTTTCTTTAAGTTTTTCTTTAATCAGTCTTGGAGTTTTATTGTTCCTCTAATTCTTGCAGCACCGGCTGCCAATTATGCTTACACCTATTTTAGACAACAACTGTATCTGGATGCTGGACTAAGCGTAAAAGGAGAAAAGGTCACTACGGAAAACTTAGATTTCTTAAACCGTTTTGGAAAAATGGCGGTGTATCTTAAAAATGATGTGAAACTCATCAAGCGTAACAAGCGGGCCAGAACCACTTTTATTATGGGGTTCTTGTTTATGTTTTACGGCTTGTACTTTATCGCTGTAGGTCAAGGCGAGTGGATGAAGGTCTTTGCCGCATTGTTTTGTACAGGAGGATTCTTATTCAGTTTTGGAGGACTTGTTCCCTCCTGGGACAGCAGCTACTATAAATTAATGATGGCCCAAAATATTCCTTATAGAGAGTTTTTATTGAGCAAATGGTGGCTCATGGTAGCAGTGACGGCTGCAAGTACGGTGTTGAGCTGTTTTTATGTGTATTTCGGGATTGAATGGTTGTGGGCAATTCTTGCGGGTTCGGTGTACAACATAGGTTTGAATGCTTCTGTAACCTTGCTGGGTGGTGCTTTTGTAAAGACACCTATTGATTTGACTAGTAACAAAAAAGCCTTCGGTGATAGTAAGGCCTTTAATTTCAAAACAGTGCTGCTCATCATTCCTAAAATGGTGCTTCCCGTCATTATTTATTATGCCTTCACTTTTATGTTCAACAGCAATGTTGGCTTTATAGCTATTGCAGCCACAGGATTACTAGGATTATTATTCCGAAATAAAATTTTGACGCTCACTGAAAATATTTATAAAAACGAGAAGTACGATACGATTGCCGCATATGCACAAAAGGATTGATAATGGGTTCGCTTTCGCGAAAGCGAACTTCTTTAAAAAACCACCAACAACAACAAATACTCAAGGATTATGATAAACATCAACAACCTTTCTAAAAAATACAACGATACTACTGTTCTCGATATTGAGAGTCTTCAATTGCAAAAAGGTCAGTCTGTAGGGCTGGTAGGAAATAATGGTGCTGGAAAAACGACCCTATTTTCTTTATTGTTGGATTTGATCGAACCTACTACAGGACACATTGTTTCTAACGGTGTACAAGTGAACGAAAGCGAGGACTGGAAGCCTTTTACCAGCGCCTTTGTGGATGAAAGCTTTTTGATAGGTTACTTAACGCCTGAGGAATATTTCTACTTCATAGGAGAACTGCGAGGTCAAAATAAGGCAGACATTGATGCATTGATGATCAAGCATGCCGATTTCTTTAATGGCGAGGCGATAGGTCAGAAAAAATACTTGAGGGATTTGTCTAAAGGAAACCAAAAGAAGGTAGGTATCATTGCGGCCCTTATCGGTGACCCTGAAGTAATCATTTTAGATGAGCCCTTTGCAAATCTGGATCCTTCTACTCAAATACGCTTAAAAGCCATCATCAAGGATTTGTCTGAAAATCCTAATGTCACCATGCTTATCTCTAGCCATGACCTGATTCATGTGACTGAGGTGGCGCAACGTGTTGTTTTATTAGAAAAAGGTAAAGTGGTGATGGATCAGGTGAAGGATGCAGCTACCTTTGGCCAGCTGGAAAAATACTTTATGGGAATTAGTGAACTCCACGCCGTTCCCACGGAAGCGGAATTACAGCCAGTAACAAATGAAGAAGAATAACTATGTCTCCTAAAATAAAAGTATTTGTAATTTATGCGCTTAGCTTCTTCATCGTTTTTGCGGTCACCTGGTTGATCACGGATTATTTTGTAGCCAAGGAATCCATTTGGACAACCTTTATCCCTATTGGAGCTGCCATGATTCTAGCGCCTAAACCTCACATAGAAGAAACACAATCTGGACGCCAATACGGCTTAAAAAGTATTTTTTCAAAGAAGATTTTTCCAGTCAATTAATTTCTTAGTCAAAGAGATAAAAGCATTTTAAAGTAAATGAAGGTCACAGCTGAACATAACGAACGTGTAGCAAAAATGAAGTTTTCATCTGTGTACCCACATTATGTGACAAAAGTGGAGAAGAAAGGAAGATCAATAGCAGAATTGCATCAGGTCATTGAATGGTTGACCGGTTATGGTGAAAATAGATTACAGGATTTTATTGAAGGAGACGCAACTTTTAAAACATTTTTTGAAGAGGCAACCCTCAACCCTAATGCCCATCTTATAAAGGGCGTTATCTGCGGTTACCGAATTGAAGAGATAGACAATCCATTAACCCGACAAGTGCGCTATCTGGATAAGCTAGTGGAAGAACTTGCTCGCGGCCGTAAGATGGAAAAGATATTGCGATAATATAGTATGCGCTGGCAATTCTCTAAAGTCGCTCCCTATTAAATATCTCAAAAGCTTACACAAATATTTCATTATAAAGCCTTATAAAATTAGGCCGGCTTAGCACTTACTGTCTCGTTCCTTTATTCCTTATTTTTGAACGATTCACAATATCATAAGGTCTGTACAGTTATGATAGCTAGAAAAAAGAAGCTCGTTTGAAAAACCTTTTTGCTTTTACTACCATCGTTTTTTGCATGCTGCTCGTGCTGGCCAGCTGCAGCCGCAAGAGTGATTCATTTATTTCCCGTAACCTACACGCCGTAGGAACAGAGTATAACGTACTTTATAACGGCAACCTTGCTTTGGAGGCCGGACTTGAAAATATCGAGGCTAATTACCGTGATAACTATTGGGATATTCTTCCTGTCGAGCGTCTGGCCGTCAAAGATGAAATACGAGTAAGCGAGGACGAACAAACAGACCCCAACTTTCAAAGAGCAGAGGAAAAAGCGGTCAAAGCGGTTCAAAAGCACAGCATGCTCATCGATGGTGAGGAAGTGAATCCACAAATTGACGAGGCCTACATGCTATTAGGAAAAGCACGCTATTATGATCAACGGTTCATTCCTGCGTTAGAAGCTTTCAATTACATTTTGCAGTTCATGCCCGAATCTGATAAAATCAGACAGGCAAAAATATGGCGTGAAAAGACGAATATGCGTCTTGACAACAGTGAAATTGCGATTGAAAACTTGCAATTATTACTTAAGGAAGACATTCTTGAGATCGATAGAGAAGAGCTGATTCTAGCTAACGCCACCCTGGCACAAGCCTACTTGAACGAGAAAAAAACTGATAGTGCTTTGATCTACATGAATCAGGCGGCGCAAAAAACCAAAGATCGAGCTACGGAGGGTCGTTATAAATTCATCGCCGGACAATTGTTTGCTCAACAAGGCCAGCGAGATAGCGCTATCGCCCATTTTGATGAGGTCATTGAGTTGCATAGAAAGATCCCACGCAACTATTATGTCAATGCATTCATTGAAAAAATAAAATTGCGAGATACGATTGAAGATGGAGATGATGAATTGTTACTAATTCTCAATGAGCTAGAGGAAAATCGGGAAAATCGACCTTGGCTGGATTTGATTAACTATAGAAAAGCCATCTATCTAGAAAGCGTGGATAGTGTAGATGGTGCCATTACCTATTACAACCGGTCGTTAAGAGCAGGAAATCGAGATGCTTATTTACAAGGTAACACATACGATGCTCTAGGAAGAATCAGCTTTGACGATGCTCGATTTGAAACGGCTGGGAAATACTTTGACAGTGCAGCCTTGAAATATGTAGACAAATCTAGAGAAAAGCGTGCCGTAGCTAAGAAAAGAGAAAACTTGGCAGATGTGATTCTGTATGAAAATACACGTCGCAGTGCGGATAGTGTATTAGGCATCATAGGCATGACCCCAGCAGAGCGTGAAGCTTATTATAATACGTACATCGAGGAGCTGAAGGAAAAAGAAGCTCAACTAGCAGAACAAGCTGCTATTACTGAGGCAAACCTAGCACAACAAAAAACAGCCCTTTCTACGATCAAAACTAATAACGCACTAGCTGGAAATCGAATGGGGCCACCAGTAGGGCCAGTAGATAATCCAGCAACTGCAACGGGTAACAATACGGGTGACTTTTATTTTTATATTCCAGCTACTGTTGCCCGTGGTAAGTTACAGTTTAGATCAGTCTGGGGTGGTCGTCCATTAGAAGACAATTGGAGACTTTCAAGCACTAGCTCTGGCTTGATCGATCAGGCTACTGAAAACCAAGTTACTGCTTTCGAAGGAATCGCCACAGCTCCAGAATATGTAGCTTCCTATTATATAGAACAATTACCTCAAGGGCAAGCAGCATTAGATAGTATTTCAGACGCCAGAGATTTTGCCTACTATCAATTAGGTGTGCTGTACAAAGAGAAGTTCAAACGGGAAGATTTAGCGATAAACAGGTTTGAGACCTTATTGACTTACGAACCAGAAGAAAAGCTACTCTTACCTACCTTATACAATTTATACCTGATGGGTCGTGATGATTCTGATAGTAATATCGCTTTCGCGAAAGCGGAACAATATAAATCCACCATCATATCAAAATATCCAGATACCCGGTACGCTCAAATTTTACAAAATCCAGAAAGTGCCTTAGATACTACGGGCAGTCCAGAAGGAGTTTACAACCGTATATTTAATGTCTATGAAAAAGGCAACTTTGCTGAAGTTATCGATCTGACAGAACAAGAAATCATAAGGTATAGTGGAGATCCTATCGTTCCAAAACTAGAACTCTTAAAAACCTACGCTTCAGGAAGATTATATGGGTTTAAAGCTTATAAAGATGGATTAGATTTCATAGCGCTCAATTATCCAGGTAGCGAGGTTGGAAAAGAAGCAGCACAATTAGCGGCAGATGCGGATAAACTGCAGATTCCAGAAAAGTTTGTTCCGGAAGATAATCTGAATAGCTTCAAACTATTGTTCGAGACTGCATCCACAGATATAGCACTTCAAGAACGTATTCAAAATGAGTTAAAAGAAAAGTTGCCAAATTATGGATCTCAGCTTTCTTATTCGATTGATGTGTATACTCCTCAAATATCTTTAATTGTGGTACACGGGTTTAATTCTAGAGCTCAAGCTCTTGAGACAGGTGCGCTCTTAACGGCTCCAAATGGAGTAGCCAGCTTGCCTAAAGCAGTATTACCCATAGCCACTGATAATTATAAAATCATTCAAGTTTATAAAAGCCTGGATGCCTATAAAACACAAGTTCAATAAAACCCCCATGATGAAATCAAATAAGAATACAGAAATTGTCGGGAACTCCCAGAATAGAATCGCAGCAGGAACTACCATTACTGGTGATATCGCCAGTGAGGCGGGCTTTAGAATTGATGGAGAAATCATAGGTACTTTAAAAACAAATGCTAAAGTAGTTATAGGTAAAGACGGTAAAATCGAGGGGACATTAGAGTGCAGCAGTGCTGATATAGAAGGTACATTTTCTGGT of the Nonlabens marinus S1-08 genome contains:
- a CDS encoding bactofilin family protein; its protein translation is MKSNKNTEIVGNSQNRIAAGTTITGDIASEAGFRIDGEIIGTLKTNAKVVIGKDGKIEGTLECSSADIEGTFSGTLKINGLLSLKSTAIIEGEVTTMKLSVEPGATFNASCTMGGGVKSIEAEQQEKSA